Proteins from a genomic interval of Trifolium pratense cultivar HEN17-A07 linkage group LG6, ARS_RC_1.1, whole genome shotgun sequence:
- the LOC123893079 gene encoding rRNA (cytosine-C(5))-methyltransferase NOP2C-like, giving the protein MDPAAATASLPDAFLHFLESNGIDPSIYTSIDSTPRYIRLKPGFEYCIEEVESEVKCKPEKLEWLLGFYSLPPNIQIASSKAYQEGKIYGIDASSGAAVMALGIEPGDHVLDLCAAPGAKLCMILDLLGDSGSVTGVDAAKHRLAACRTMLQKYKLGDRCRLFVADGTTFSVIPDGFRSDSESCESRLEERTDVFKEWTSRRPWKERKQAKKCGTPQVVSKSQPPELIYYGRHSGVIGLTKGELYKTVSENDIASYGYDKVLVDAECTHDGSVKHIQKFEHWGWITLQRRVLDAERTDNLHVLQLNLLTNGFRLLKVGGSLVYSTCSLTVAQNEDVVEQFLKENITAELTEIDAARNWPCKGGHIPKTWRFDPLTSQTSGLFVAKFRKVVI; this is encoded by the exons ATGGATCCCGCCGCTGCAACGGCGTCACTACCAGACGCTTTTCTTCACTTCTTAGAATCCAACGGAATCGATCCATCCATTTACACTTCAATTGATTCCACTCCAAGATACATTCG GTTAAAACCTGGTTTCGAATATTGCATTGAAGAAGTTGAATCAGAAGTTAAATGTAAACCCGAGAAATTGGAATGGTTGTTAGGGTTTTACAGTCTTCCACCGAATATTCAAATTGCTAGCTCTAAGGCATACCAAGAAGGAAAG ATATATGGAATTGATGCATCTTCTGGAGCTGCTGTTATGGCTTTAGGTATAGAACCAGGGGATCATGTGTTGGACCTATGTGCTGCTCCTG GTGCTAAACTTTGTATGATACTAGACCTTCTTGGTGATTCGGGCTCTGTAACTGGAGTTGATGCCGCAAAGCATCGTTTGGCAGCGTGTAGAACAATGCTGCAGAAATATAAACTGGGTGATCGATGCAGGCTTTTTGTTGCTGATGGAACAACATTTTCGGTTATTCCTGATGGATTTCGTTCCGACTCTGAATCAT GTGAGTCAAGATTGGAAGAAAGAACGGATGTGTTCAAGGAGTGGACTTCTAGAAGACCATGGAAAGAGAGGAAACAAGCAAAGAAGTGTGGCACTCCACAAGTGGTGTCTAAGTCTCAGCCTCCTGAACTCATATATTACGGACGGCATTCTGGAGTTATTGGTCTTACTAAAGGAGAATTATATAAGACTGTATCTGAAAATGATATTGCAAGCTATGGCTATGATAAA GTCCTTGTGGATGCAGAATGTACTCATGATGGTTCAGTTAAACATATTCAGAAGTTCGAACATTGGGGCTGGATAACTCTTCAACGTCGTGTGCTGGATGCTGAGAGGACGGATAATTTACATGTTCTTCAG CTGAATCTTCTGACCAATGGTTTCAGACTACTAAAAGTTGGAGGATCACTCGTCTATAGCACTTGCAG CTTAACAGTTGCTCAAAATGAAGATGTGGTGGAACAGTTCTTGAAGGAAAATATAACTGCTG AGTTGACAGAGATAGATGCTGCCAGAAATTGGCCTTGCAAGGGTGGTCACATACCAAAAACATGGCGATTCGACCCATTAACTTCACAAACTAGTGGACTCTTTGTGGCAAAGTTCAGAAAAGTAGTcatttga